The following coding sequences lie in one Methylotuvimicrobium alcaliphilum 20Z genomic window:
- a CDS encoding ATP-dependent zinc protease family protein — translation MTSEFVELPKLGWREWLALPGLNIPRIKAKIDTGARTSALHAFYIDPYKKGKDHWIMFNIHPDQNRIDTVIECHAQVKDLRMVTDSGGHKSRRYVIETELLLGTSLITAELTLTNRDNMKFRMLLGRTAMRGQFIIDPGASYLQGKPDRKTFETAKNSTSVQSNLNNYEKE, via the coding sequence ATGACTTCAGAATTTGTTGAACTGCCAAAATTAGGCTGGAGAGAATGGCTGGCCTTGCCGGGTTTAAATATTCCCCGGATAAAAGCCAAAATCGATACCGGCGCTCGCACTTCGGCATTACACGCCTTTTATATCGACCCTTATAAAAAAGGCAAAGATCATTGGATCATGTTTAACATTCACCCCGACCAAAACCGCATCGATACGGTTATCGAATGCCATGCCCAAGTTAAAGATCTGCGTATGGTTACCGACTCCGGCGGACACAAAAGTCGCCGTTATGTGATTGAAACCGAACTTCTTCTTGGCACTTCACTGATCACAGCAGAACTGACTCTAACCAATCGCGACAACATGAAATTCCGTATGTTGCTAGGTAGAACCGCGATGCGCGGTCAATTTATTATCGACCCGGGAGCATCCTATCTCCAAGGCAAACCGGATCGAAAAACATTCGAAACTGCAAAAAATTCGACATCCGTGCAAAGTAACCTGAATAATTACGAAAAGGAATAA
- the ispG gene encoding flavodoxin-dependent (E)-4-hydroxy-3-methylbut-2-enyl-diphosphate synthase, with translation MSISPRKITHQVQIGDIKVGGGAPIVVQSMTNTDTADIKATVNQVMELSKAGSEIVRITVNSEDAAKAVPEIRNQLNQKGFTVPIVGDFHFNGHKLLEKYPACAEALDKYRINPGNVGRGKNRDPQFQQMIEFACRYDKPVRIGVNGGSLDQAVLTRLLDENRQKENPDELPAVTREAIIVSALESAARAEEIGLPANKILLSCKISNVQELIRIYQDLSKRCDYALHLGLTEAGMGSKGIVASSAALSVLMQQGIGDTIRISLTPEPGTARTQEVVVAQEILQTMGFRSFTPMVIACPGCGRTTSDYFQKLAMEIQNYLRVSMPSWRTKYPGVEEMEVAVMGCVVNGPGESKNASIGISLPGTGETPVAPVYEDGVKTVTLKGDHIAEEFQALVERYIETHYGTTAQ, from the coding sequence CGCCGATATCAAAGCAACAGTCAACCAAGTCATGGAACTGTCGAAGGCCGGATCGGAAATCGTCCGTATTACCGTCAACTCCGAAGACGCGGCTAAAGCCGTTCCTGAAATCCGCAACCAACTCAATCAAAAAGGCTTTACCGTTCCGATCGTCGGCGATTTCCATTTTAACGGACATAAATTACTCGAAAAATACCCCGCCTGCGCCGAAGCCTTAGATAAATATCGCATCAATCCCGGAAATGTCGGACGAGGTAAAAACCGCGATCCACAATTTCAACAAATGATCGAGTTCGCTTGCCGCTACGACAAGCCCGTTCGAATCGGCGTTAACGGCGGTAGCCTGGATCAAGCGGTTTTAACGCGCCTTTTGGATGAAAACAGACAAAAAGAAAATCCGGACGAACTACCTGCCGTTACTCGAGAAGCAATCATCGTTTCGGCACTCGAAAGCGCGGCCCGCGCCGAAGAAATAGGCCTACCCGCCAACAAAATTTTATTGTCTTGTAAAATCAGCAACGTTCAGGAATTGATCAGAATTTATCAAGATCTAAGTAAACGCTGCGATTACGCGTTACACCTCGGCCTAACCGAAGCCGGCATGGGCTCGAAAGGCATCGTGGCATCTTCGGCCGCTCTATCCGTGCTTATGCAACAGGGCATCGGAGACACGATTCGCATCTCGCTAACACCGGAACCCGGCACGGCCAGAACCCAAGAAGTTGTAGTCGCACAGGAAATCTTGCAAACCATGGGCTTTCGTTCCTTTACTCCGATGGTTATCGCCTGCCCAGGCTGCGGCCGAACAACCAGCGACTATTTCCAAAAATTGGCGATGGAAATTCAAAATTATCTACGCGTCAGTATGCCGTCTTGGCGCACTAAATATCCCGGCGTCGAAGAAATGGAAGTCGCGGTCATGGGTTGTGTCGTCAATGGTCCCGGAGAAAGTAAGAATGCCAGCATCGGCATCAGCTTGCCCGGCACCGGAGAAACCCCGGTTGCTCCGGTTTATGAAGACGGTGTCAAAACAGTGACCTTGAAAGGCGATCATATAGCCGAAGAATTTCAAGCGCTGGTCGAACGCTATATTGAAACGCACTACGGAACCACAGCTCAGTAG